tttaaatttaaaatatcttttaatttctCCGTaccaaaatgaaaaaatatattaaaaaatttataccataaagatttaatagtaatttttcctagCAAGCTTTAGCATTAAATTCCCTTTTTCATATTCATTACTTGATTGTGGAATTTAGTAGGAGTGAACATGTGGTCGgtttagtttaaaattgaatataatgaaataaattgaaaattaaaattttggtatttatgaaaatcgaaccgaattaattttagtcagaaatcaaattgaatcaaactggtCTAATATGGTTGATTTGGTTTgatatgaatttttaataaattttttattttttacacctcatttttagtattttaaaatttaattgaaatattttaaccttgATTATGATgtaatatctctatattattaaaaataatatactattatgtctaatcggttcggtttgatttttttgattttttttcttatcaaaatcgaaccgaaataaaataatctatattttttaaattaaaaaccaaattaaaccgaaatgaataaaaaatcaaatcaaatttctGAATTAATTTAGTTTAGTCAGTTTTTTTGATTTTAACCGAATACTGCTTACCCTATAATTTAGGCGAGGACATTCCATGATAAAAATTTTGTTGTATTGTCAATAGGAACGGGATTAAACAGAGGAAGAACTCTTGGCAAGATGGAGTGCTGGGAACCAACTGCCCCatccctccaaactcaaactacACTTACAGGTTCCAAATGAAGGATCAGATTGGGACCTTCACATACTTCCCGTCAACAATGTTTCACAAAGCTGCCGGAGGGTATGGCGCGATCAATATACTTCAGAGACCTGGTATTCCAATCCCTTTTGCAACCCCTGATGGATATTTCACTCTGCTTATTGGTGATTGGTACAAGCCCAACCACAAGGTGAGAAATGTTTCCTATTTGTTTATAATGCtttgttttttatatatatttttttctgtcATCCTCGTTAAATGCCACTATTGATCATAGGTTGCATTGCAAAGCTTTCTTGTTAAGCTACATGTTATATATTTCAGGCTTTATGGACTTTGCAAGTCATACAGAATAGCTTGCTGTCTAAGCAGTTTATTTCTTCCTAAACATTGCAAAATGgtgccattttttttttctttttcgtttTCAAATTGTAAATGTGGCTGACTTATTTGATTGTGCTTATGTATTTTATTTCCTTTCTCATCTATATGCTGAAAAGACTGCATCATTTTCAAACTTTGCAATCCATTTCACAGCCAAGATATCACTTCAGAtgactaaaaatttaaatgcaTTTATATCATTATTGTATGTTGGTTGAATTGTTACTTTGAAACTACTATTTACACCCTTTTTTGTGGAATCAATTTTGTCATGTAAAGCACCAACAAAAATCATAGCAATTAGGTGGAATTGTCATCATATGGTTCGGCAAATGTTTCATTACAAAGTACTGCTGCTAATGTTGGATAACAATGAGCTACTCATGAACTGCTACTTGTTTCTTGGACCAAAGTTTCCTCTACAATTATATTTTGTAATACTTAGATCTTTATGTTTCCTCCAGCATACGTGTTAATTTGTCTGTACTTTTGCAGATATTACAGGCATCTTTAGACTCAGGAAAATCTCTTCCTTTTCCAGATGGAGTCCTCATAAATGGCCAGAGTCGTACTACATTCAGTGGCGATCAAGGTCATCCTATGGCTCTATCATTATTCTCGACTCCTTAAGAACGTTCAATGTTTACACCTTTTTATCTTGTACTACTTACAAATTCTTTTACCAACATTATTTACCTTTTGCCTTCAGGTAAAACCTACATGTTTAGGATCTCGAATGTGGGCTTGTCTACTTCCTTAAACTTCAGGATTCAGGGTCACACGATGAAGCTGGTTGAAGTTGAAGGATCTCACACACTTCAGAACATATATGACTCTCTTGATGTGCATGTTGGACAATCTGTGGCAGTCTTAGTAACTTTAAATCAACCTCCAAAGAATTACTACATTGTTGCATCTACTCGTTTTACTAAGCAAGTTCTCAAAGCAACTTCTGTGTTACGCTACACAAACTCAAAGACCCCAGCCTCTGGACCCCTACCTGCTCCTCCTACTGGCCAATTTGACTGGTCCCTGAGCCAAGCCAGGACTTACAAGTATATAtgattttagttaatttaaaaCCTTTGTTATCTCACAAGGTAGATGTGAGCACTCTCAGGGGTGTAATACACCACTTGACTCTGTTTTCATCTGACAGTGGCTGGAGcaatttaaattattagttattatttGTGCTTAATGATTTAAATTAATCCTCCAATTTCTTTTGTTTGAAGGTGGAATCTGACTGCGAATGCAGCCAGGCCGAATCCCCAAGGCTCATTTCACTATGGAGAGATAATTCCAACAAAGACAATTGTATTGGCCAATTCAGCACCTTTAATAAACGGAAAGAAACGTTATGCAGTTAACAGGGTCTCCTATGTTAATCCTGATACCCCATTGAAGCTTGCTGATTTCTTCAATATCTCAGGAGTCTTCAGCGTGGATTCCATCCAAAGCATGCCTTCTGGTGGTCCTGCACATATAGCTACCTCTGTTATAGAAGCCTCACTCCATGATTTTGCCGAAGTTGTTTTCCAGAATAACGAATACGACATGCAATCATGGCATCTTGATGGTTATGACTTTTGGGTTGTTGGGTAAGTCaaactatttttatttcatttaatgtAGTTTTGCAAGCTAATTAGGCTCTAACAATTCCTGTCACAATGTCCACAGTTATGGAAATGGCCAGTGGACACAAGACAAACGACGAACATACAATTTAGTCGATGCTCTTACAAGGCACACTGCTCAGGTAAACTAATCTGCAAAACTAGTCCaaaaattatacatatataataaCAACTTAGGCAATGTCCACGAACAACATGCGCGAGATTGCTTAATTCTTTCGGCAACATCAGTCCTCCTGGTAGGGACTCTGCACATTATAGTCAGGAAAAGGAACATCAGTGTAGCACATGATTAGAAGTAGTGCAAGGATAATGAATGCCTATTCTCAGTTCCACCATCAATGTATTTTACACGTGGTTTTCCATTTCTTTGATGTGAATCATTTTGTTGCAGGTATATCCAAACTCGTGGACTGCTATACTGATCTCCTTAGACAACCAGGGGATGTGGAATATGAGGTCTGCAATCTGGGAAAGGAATTATCTTGGGCAGC
This genomic interval from Manihot esculenta cultivar AM560-2 chromosome 12, M.esculenta_v8, whole genome shotgun sequence contains the following:
- the LOC110627691 gene encoding L-ascorbate oxidase homolog, which translates into the protein MGQVVFLHLLCRVLAVLAVSLVNAEDPYRYYTWTVTYGNISPLGGAQQVILINGQFPGPKLDVVTNNNIILNLVNKLDQPFLLTWNGIKQRKNSWQDGVLGTNCPIPPNSNYTYRFQMKDQIGTFTYFPSTMFHKAAGGYGAINILQRPGIPIPFATPDGYFTLLIGDWYKPNHKILQASLDSGKSLPFPDGVLINGQSRTTFSGDQGKTYMFRISNVGLSTSLNFRIQGHTMKLVEVEGSHTLQNIYDSLDVHVGQSVAVLVTLNQPPKNYYIVASTRFTKQVLKATSVLRYTNSKTPASGPLPAPPTGQFDWSLSQARTYKWNLTANAARPNPQGSFHYGEIIPTKTIVLANSAPLINGKKRYAVNRVSYVNPDTPLKLADFFNISGVFSVDSIQSMPSGGPAHIATSVIEASLHDFAEVVFQNNEYDMQSWHLDGYDFWVVGYGNGQWTQDKRRTYNLVDALTRHTAQVYPNSWTAILISLDNQGMWNMRSAIWERNYLGQQLYLRVWTSVHNLANEYNIPANALLCGKATERHP